DNA sequence from the Fibrobacter sp. UWB11 genome:
CCTTATCATCAGAGCATGCCCAAAGCATCGCCCCGACAATCAGGGTTTCTGCAATTTGGAACCATTTCTTAACCAACCACTTATTCATACTAATCCTTCTCTTTTTTCCAAACACGAATTAATTTTTATTTGAGCCTTCTAGTTCTTGATACAGCGGACAGACCTTGCATTGTACTTATACGACCAAGCCAATTTTGCATATCTCGAAGAATAATCCATTGCAAGCGCATACCCATCATCATGATCGCGACTCACAATACTCCAGAAATACGTCAAACCTCCGGCGTAATCGAAATGAGGATTGATGGAGCGGTCTTCGTCTCGGTAATCATAACCACCGGCGGGTAAGGCAGAAAAGCCATACGGATTTTCATAGGATACACCCCAAGCCTCGTTCGCCTTCAACTTTGTAGCAGAACTATCGCCTACAAAATTGAGCAGCTCTCTAAATTCCGTCGTGTCAGGCAAATGCCATCCACTCGGGCAAACACCGCGAACTTTCCCTTCAAATTCGCAGACAACTTCATTACCGCATCCTTCTCCATCTTTACTGAATTGTGCAGCAGAATCCAGAGCCGCAGACCAAAGGTATAGACGTCCATACTTACCGCACGAATCCGGTTCATTTTTATAGCAGAAACTAGAAGCCGACCCCGATCTAGTCTTTTGTTCATATGCATAATTCAGATTTTGAGCCATCCAAACTTGATCGCCAATTTTTACAGACTTGTACTTCTGATTATCGCGATCATCGACAAACTCTCCATACTCAATTGCAGGATTAAGGAAATCGAGTGCCGTTTTTGGAGGTTCCACACTACTACTGCTTTCTGCACTAGACGAAGAAGCTACAGAGGAACTAGAAACGGCTGAACCCATGACGCAGCGGATTTGACTCATGCATATTGAGGGAGAAACCGAAGTAAAACCGCCCCCAGAAATTCCAATAGCATAATACATAGCACCATCGCCATCGAGAGAATCCGTCCAAAAGGTAGAAAGTCCATCATAACGGTCCCAATAACAATCTTCATACTTTTTTGAACTATCCTCCATCAAGGGTTCATAATACGGTAACGTCATGGAAAATCCATATTCATTAGTATATCGGTCCCACACCTTACTAGACGTAAGTGGACTAATAAGATCCATGTTGTGCTTATTCCATACATAACCGACCAAAGAATCCATTTCATCATACGAAGGAAGATGCCAGCCGTCAGGGCAAACGTTCACAGCCTCTTCCCATGTGTAAATAAGTCCATGAACTGGGCAAGATTTTTCAGTTGCAGAAGGGCAAAGTACACTTGATGCATTGGGAGTCGCATAGTTCATGCTCTGCGCCATCCAATTTATCCCATCTATTTCTACATACTTATAAGTTTGACCATCACGTTTATCCGTAAATTCACCATAATCAATATTCGGAT
Encoded proteins:
- a CDS encoding FISUMP domain-containing protein; this encodes MKKRVLGKSMGVLAQTIAFAMASAFVVACTGSNDDGGFAGGTTEDAGIIADLNVAGLTQKGPFEKGSAVTVQGIDCKTLKFTDETFEGSVKNDKGEFVVDNVTLSSTCAVFEVLGYYLNELNGKKSSEKLTLHALTNLKDRKHVNINVLTELEYERVMNLVTAQKMSFDDAKKQAEKEVLASFNIKGGIAESEDLNILEKGDGNAALLAVSVMVQANANEAKLAERLDEYSVAISQNGSLDDKVKTEIANWATNATATGKLDTIRKNIESWNLTDSVPAFETYVKALADGDSVILSSESRSSSSNVIASEAKQSSSSSVIPASSGNRPSSSATIEDPRTAYLNPNIDYGEFTDKRDGQTYKYVEIDGINWMAQSMNYATPNASSVLCPSATEKSCPVHGLIYTWEEAVNVCPDGWHLPSYDEMDSLVGYVWNKHNMDLISPLTSSKVWDRYTNEYGFSMTLPYYEPLMEDSSKKYEDCYWDRYDGLSTFWTDSLDGDGAMYYAIGISGGGFTSVSPSICMSQIRCVMGSAVSSSSVASSSSAESSSSVEPPKTALDFLNPAIEYGEFVDDRDNQKYKSVKIGDQVWMAQNLNYAYEQKTRSGSASSFCYKNEPDSCGKYGRLYLWSAALDSAAQFSKDGEGCGNEVVCEFEGKVRGVCPSGWHLPDTTEFRELLNFVGDSSATKLKANEAWGVSYENPYGFSALPAGGYDYRDEDRSINPHFDYAGGLTYFWSIVSRDHDDGYALAMDYSSRYAKLAWSYKYNARSVRCIKN